From a single Polyangiaceae bacterium genomic region:
- a CDS encoding immunity 53 family protein, translating to MNVLGELQRWYESNCDDDWEHQYGIKIDTLDNPGWSLFVDLAGTSLADREFAEIEEMHSEREWIACKVEGRQFVGHGGPQMLERLISEFLRWADAAQPNP from the coding sequence ATGAACGTGCTCGGGGAACTCCAACGCTGGTACGAATCGAACTGTGATGACGACTGGGAGCACCAGTACGGCATCAAGATCGATACCCTCGACAATCCTGGCTGGAGCCTGTTCGTCGACCTAGCCGGGACTTCTCTTGCCGACCGAGAGTTTGCCGAGATCGAGGAGATGCATTCGGAGCGCGAGTGGATCGCTTGCAAGGTCGAAGGCCGCCAGTTCGTCGGGCACGGTGGACCGCAGATGCTTGAGCGACTTATTTCCGAGTTCTTGCGATGGGCGGATGCCGCGCAGCCGAATCCCTGA